In the Candidatus Binatus sp. genome, one interval contains:
- the moaD gene encoding molybdopterin converting factor subunit 1, whose amino-acid sequence MNKFTIKLFATLRERAHTTELTREFPDGTTVGEIWRHLVGEFPALGGHHNSVGFAVNQEYVDGSFKPRMGDEIAFIPPVSGGTDTPAYVGKITIGRHPIDLAALEREVADPAAGAIVSFAGSTRRDNAGRVVIRLEYEAYEPMALSEMRKLAAEAGARWKIVRIAISHRIGVVEIGETSVAIAVSAAHRAEAFEACRFAIDRLKEIVPIWKKEHFEGGEVWIGCQTSHPPALE is encoded by the coding sequence GTGAACAAGTTCACGATCAAACTGTTCGCGACGCTTCGCGAGCGGGCGCATACGACCGAGCTGACGCGCGAGTTCCCAGACGGCACCACCGTCGGCGAGATCTGGAGACATCTGGTCGGCGAATTTCCCGCGCTCGGCGGGCATCACAACTCTGTGGGCTTCGCCGTCAACCAGGAATATGTGGACGGCAGCTTCAAGCCGCGGATGGGCGACGAGATTGCCTTCATTCCACCCGTCAGCGGCGGCACGGATACGCCGGCCTACGTCGGCAAAATCACCATCGGCCGCCATCCGATCGACTTAGCCGCGCTGGAACGCGAAGTTGCCGACCCTGCGGCCGGTGCAATCGTATCGTTCGCCGGTTCCACTCGCCGCGACAACGCAGGCCGGGTCGTGATTCGCCTCGAGTACGAAGCCTACGAGCCGATGGCGCTATCCGAGATGCGCAAGCTCGCGGCCGAGGCCGGCGCGCGATGGAAAATCGTGCGCATCGCGATCTCGCATCGCATCGGCGTCGTCGAAATAGGAGAGACATCGGTGGCGATTGCGGTCTCGGCGGCGCATCGCGCAGAGGCGTTCGAGGCTTGCAGGTTCGCGATCGACCGCCTGAAAGAAATCGTCCCGATTTGGAAAAAAGAGCATTTCGAGGGCGGCGAGGTATGGATCGGCTGCCAAACCTCGCATCCGCCGGCGCTTGAATAG
- a CDS encoding molybdenum cofactor biosynthesis protein B: MSVHDHQKHARVNLKVGVITASDSRSPETDESGKLIRTLLEAAGHLVAYYEIMPDDGEKISAALVNNLPNLDAIIVNGGTGITARDGTAEVVKSVIDKELAGFGELFRMLSFQEIGAAAMMSGAVAGVRHGKFVAAIPGSPDACRLAMEKLLIPELGHIAYLLSL, encoded by the coding sequence ATGTCGGTCCACGATCACCAGAAACACGCGCGCGTAAATCTCAAGGTCGGCGTCATCACCGCCAGCGATTCGCGCAGCCCGGAAACTGACGAGAGCGGCAAGCTCATCCGCACTTTGCTCGAGGCAGCCGGTCACCTGGTGGCCTACTACGAAATCATGCCCGATGACGGTGAGAAGATTTCCGCCGCGCTGGTCAATAATTTGCCCAATCTCGACGCGATTATCGTCAACGGCGGCACCGGTATTACCGCGCGCGACGGCACCGCCGAAGTCGTGAAGTCGGTAATCGACAAGGAGCTCGCAGGCTTCGGCGAACTGTTCCGGATGCTTTCGTTTCAGGAAATCGGAGCCGCCGCGATGATGAGCGGCGCTGTTGCCGGAGTGCGCCATGGCAAGTTCGTGGCCGCGATTCCCGGTTCCCCCGACGCGTGCCGGCTGGCGATGGAGAAGCTGCTGATCCCCGAGCTCGGGCACATCGCTTATCTGCTGAGTCTATGA
- the ispH gene encoding 4-hydroxy-3-methylbut-2-enyl diphosphate reductase, translating to MGETSVEKIILAEPRGFCAGVDRAVEAVRSALRSYGRPLYVRHQIVHNRFVLEALEREGAIFVESLDKVPAGQRVIFSAHGVAPSEWDRAKDRALRVIDATCPLVTKVHLEVQKYDDEGRTVILIGHAGHEEVKGTLGVAPGKVVLVGSVSEARTVKVENPERIAAVTQTTLSVDDTREIMEALKQRFPSMQEPRTDDICYATQNRQNAVKELVQVSDAVLVVGSKQSSNANRLVEVARMRGARAFLVDSIADVEPAMLAGVRALGLTASASSPEWLVEEIIGAFARSGAEVELLSVAKERVHFPLPMPAD from the coding sequence TTGGGCGAAACATCGGTCGAAAAAATCATCCTGGCTGAGCCGCGCGGCTTCTGCGCCGGCGTCGATCGCGCGGTCGAGGCGGTCCGCAGCGCGCTGCGCTCCTACGGCCGCCCGCTCTACGTGCGCCATCAGATCGTCCACAACCGTTTCGTCCTCGAAGCGCTAGAACGCGAAGGCGCGATTTTTGTCGAGAGCCTCGACAAGGTTCCCGCCGGCCAGCGCGTGATCTTCAGCGCTCATGGGGTCGCGCCCAGCGAATGGGATCGCGCCAAGGATCGCGCTCTGCGCGTTATCGATGCCACCTGCCCGCTCGTTACCAAGGTCCATCTCGAAGTCCAGAAATACGACGACGAGGGCCGCACCGTGATCCTCATCGGCCACGCCGGCCACGAGGAAGTGAAGGGCACGCTGGGCGTCGCGCCCGGCAAGGTGGTGCTGGTCGGCAGCGTGAGCGAGGCGCGCACCGTCAAAGTCGAGAATCCCGAGCGCATCGCGGCTGTCACGCAGACCACGCTCAGCGTTGACGACACCCGCGAGATCATGGAAGCGCTCAAGCAACGGTTCCCCTCGATGCAGGAACCCAGGACCGACGACATCTGCTACGCGACCCAGAACCGCCAGAACGCGGTCAAGGAACTGGTGCAGGTCAGCGATGCGGTCCTGGTGGTCGGCTCGAAGCAGAGTTCAAATGCGAATCGGCTGGTCGAGGTCGCGCGAATGCGCGGGGCGCGCGCGTTCCTGGTCGATTCGATCGCCGACGTCGAGCCCGCGATGCTCGCCGGTGTGCGCGCCCTCGGCCTGACCGCGAGTGCTTCCTCTCCCGAATGGCTGGTCGAGGAAATTATCGGTGCGTTCGCCCGCTCGGGCGCCGAGGTCGAGTTGCTCAGCGTCGCCAAGGAGCGGGTGCATTTCCCGCTCCCGATGCCCGCGGACTGA